In Streptomyces violaceusniger Tu 4113, one DNA window encodes the following:
- a CDS encoding ATP-binding protein: protein MRPELTGPEGRVVVRRWTRHPRCVALARADLRKALAGWGLIAVEEVALLVLSELITNAVRHARVPGRQIETRYLHQGDKVRLEVHDAADQLPKLRTPTPESVRGRGLVLVESLADHWGVTPRAAVGKAVWAVLTLPVDERASLAGEERREGHS, encoded by the coding sequence ATGAGGCCAGAGCTGACAGGCCCTGAAGGACGAGTGGTGGTAAGGCGTTGGACCCGCCACCCCCGTTGTGTCGCCCTGGCCCGAGCCGACTTGCGTAAGGCTCTGGCTGGTTGGGGGCTGATCGCGGTCGAAGAGGTCGCGCTGTTGGTGCTGTCCGAATTGATAACGAACGCCGTACGTCATGCACGGGTGCCGGGGCGCCAGATCGAGACGCGCTATCTGCACCAGGGCGACAAGGTGCGGCTCGAGGTTCACGACGCGGCCGACCAGCTACCCAAACTGAGGACTCCCACCCCCGAATCCGTACGCGGCCGAGGGCTGGTCCTGGTCGAATCGCTCGCCGATCACTGGGGCGTGACCCCACGGGCAGCCGTGGGCAAGGCGGTCTGGGCCGTCCTCACACTTCCTGTCGACGAACGGGCCTCACTGGCCGGTGAAGAGCGTAGAGAGGGGCACTCGTGA
- a CDS encoding GNAT family N-acetyltransferase produces the protein MAITSYLLHGPRVALRHVRCQDYDELTALAQESAEMLRPWLGARDHTPEAFESYLERIEQPTHEGFVICLNGTGAIVGGININNIVRGTLQSGTVGYTAYASTTGRGYMTEGLRLVLQLAFGQLALHRLEANIQPDNTSSLNLIKRLGFQREGYSTAFQFINGEWRDHERWAITAEMQRRSGSDPNTS, from the coding sequence ATGGCAATCACCAGCTACCTCCTGCACGGGCCGCGAGTGGCCTTACGCCACGTCCGCTGTCAGGACTACGACGAACTCACAGCGCTGGCCCAAGAAAGCGCCGAGATGCTCCGCCCCTGGCTAGGCGCCCGCGATCACACGCCGGAAGCTTTCGAGAGCTACCTTGAGCGGATCGAGCAGCCCACCCACGAAGGCTTTGTGATCTGTCTGAACGGCACAGGTGCGATCGTGGGCGGCATCAACATCAACAACATCGTCAGGGGCACCCTCCAGAGCGGGACCGTGGGCTATACCGCCTACGCGTCCACCACCGGCCGTGGCTATATGACCGAAGGACTGAGACTCGTGCTTCAGCTCGCCTTCGGTCAGCTGGCACTGCACAGGCTGGAGGCGAACATCCAGCCTGACAACACCTCCTCGCTGAACCTCATCAAGCGCCTGGGGTTCCAGCGCGAGGGCTACTCGACAGCCTTCCAGTTCATCAACGGCGAGTGGAGAGACCACGAGCGCTGGGCCATCACTGCCGAGATGCAACGGCGGTCCGGCTCCGACCCAAACACTTCTTGA
- the ribD gene encoding bifunctional diaminohydroxyphosphoribosylaminopyrimidine deaminase/5-amino-6-(5-phosphoribosylamino)uracil reductase RibD has translation MATSNELTAMRRAIAISAQGLGTTSPNPPVGCVILDRDGVPVGEGYHLRKGDHHAEVNALTAAGERAEGGTAVVTLEPCNHHGRTPPCRQALIDAKVSRVLMAVMDPTSRGEGGAAVLEQAGIEVERGVLEQEALLVLGPWLHSLRTGRPHITWAYTVGADGFDEDGAGIAELRRTHDLVIRRTGAIEEGAPGGHGTEVFRTPSGPLGDVPGKALGTLADAGARSVLIEGSANEVAQLLADAVDRLIIDVPRTPPSSRPITASAVGPELVPSGFRLVGVQPHGLYVRLMAEQAFADQ, from the coding sequence ATGGCCACGTCGAACGAACTGACGGCCATGCGGCGAGCAATCGCCATCTCTGCCCAGGGCCTCGGGACGACGAGCCCCAACCCGCCCGTCGGGTGCGTGATCCTCGACCGCGACGGCGTACCGGTCGGCGAGGGATACCACCTCCGCAAGGGCGACCACCACGCCGAGGTGAACGCACTCACCGCAGCGGGGGAGCGGGCCGAGGGCGGCACGGCGGTCGTGACCCTGGAGCCCTGCAACCACCACGGCCGGACCCCGCCATGCCGACAGGCACTGATCGATGCCAAGGTGTCCCGCGTCCTGATGGCCGTCATGGACCCCACCTCACGCGGAGAGGGTGGTGCGGCGGTCCTGGAACAGGCCGGCATCGAGGTAGAGCGCGGTGTCCTGGAGCAGGAAGCGCTGCTCGTTCTCGGCCCGTGGCTGCACTCACTGCGTACGGGAAGGCCACACATCACCTGGGCGTACACCGTCGGTGCAGATGGCTTTGACGAGGACGGCGCGGGCATTGCCGAGCTACGCCGCACACACGATCTTGTGATCCGACGGACCGGGGCGATCGAGGAAGGCGCGCCAGGAGGCCATGGGACAGAGGTTTTCCGTACGCCTAGCGGACCGCTCGGAGACGTCCCCGGCAAGGCTCTGGGCACCTTGGCCGATGCAGGCGCACGTTCGGTGCTGATTGAGGGCAGCGCAAACGAAGTGGCCCAGTTGCTTGCCGATGCTGTTGACCGCCTGATCATTGACGTGCCGAGGACTCCGCCGTCATCGAGGCCGATCACAGCGAGCGCGGTGGGGCCGGAGCTGGTCCCCAGTGGGTTCCGGCTGGTTGGTGTGCAGCCGCATGGTCTATACGTGCGCCTCATGGCAGAGCAGGCGTTTGCAGATCAGTAG
- a CDS encoding response regulator: MSSRPSRGAARLAAILDALPDALLLVNCNGTIVNANHIALESFEAPGTALVGRGLLDLLPSFDPNRIPGSMRRPESAPRDGIKPTRMMARRTDGAQIPVEVTSANLEDGRTPYADQYSYTGDELLMLIVRDLTGTLDTETELARQQRQTEMILRAAAEGVVGVDTEGKVVLVNPSAAQILGYRASDMGGQELHSLVHHSRPDGSPFPYEESPLADSLRSGRKHRVRGQMLWAKDGSEVPVDLTTAPVRDGEQLVGAVMTFTDRRAEKAMAAKHAEEVESLTTQHTEEVERLTTQHTEKVESLTTQHAEELENLTAQHTKTVEELRTQLAEERARYTAQLESVTARNSQLLAVLDQSLRGPLLQLRGELGVLADDPAGQLWPEANQILHHLAAGYTRMTTLVDNVLSYQRLDAHSEELARRTVSMDEVVSASVEGAVELIGPGRAQFAVHAPPIDAEVDPERLAQALAHLIADVAGVDSTGNTAAGSSASDSTIVVAAAQRGDVVRIEVRGPYAGGDPVHEPIVRGIVRRHGGVLQTHEMPGMGGHAYVLEVPISAAAAAEQERADGDTAGQGDGTQGQGTSGAGTDSGTGAGTGTVGGNATGQTPTGRRARHGAAPGGTPGDTSGGGTQGNGTQGNDAQGGTPPPNLRKADPQTADPRTADPRTAAQQGAPGAPAALPAVVGEDTAAQQQGAAEAGDTPRPTGRRRARPHPDEAAAAAAGPQPTGAAAMGVVPPQGIPAQQQPQGRRARRGAPAQEQGGPQAAGAPAQGTGGRPALALPAAASDTPQRPAQPVASGMPALPAARTSEEQQPNWGQDTRAGQPEEVPPTGRRRARRTLAEASELPAPDQAQPQGQGQPQGQAQAQPQGQAQPQAQPQPTGEPGLVRSPFALPPAAADRAQPGALPPELGPAGLVPAQHGAREARGGAPQPQPGGGLAVRGEPVPPNGAARPGGWPSDPGQARGQDPRRPQPQPQAQGSGAAQPVGSGRPALPAARTPEEQQPNWGQDTGGGQPQDVPPTGRRRARRPLAEEQPEAAQGGPGGPGGPGGPQPAEASGRRPAQQPTQWPDAPMQPRPQPLPAEAPQSADAAQGRAISVRTLGQGVPFAQQVGEHPQGQPQQGQPQTPSGGTSLGSGRRRKLAARPEMADQGTSAELQPAGSRSQPHPGAQTGAQPRPQPGPGAQPQRAASASQSSGRAFAIGAPDEGAEGPEPLDGPNGAVEIVDDRTPPPDDELPPEPLDNPRRLLVWPAPDMSTQQALSDRGYRPVIVNSREEVDAQIAAYPAALFVDPLTGPITRTALQSLRTAAVAAEVPVLVTAGLGQATREAAYGADPAVLFKALAPRDSEQHPSRVLLIEEHEPIAAALTATLERRGMQVARAATDADAVSLAGQMRPNLVVMDLMQVRRRRAGIVDWLRGNGLLNRTPLVVYTSADIDPAHLSRLASGETVLFVAERSTSAEVQSRIVDLLAKIGTN, translated from the coding sequence GTGAGCAGCAGGCCATCCCGAGGCGCTGCTCGCCTCGCAGCGATACTCGACGCCCTCCCGGACGCGCTGTTGCTCGTCAACTGCAACGGCACGATCGTCAACGCCAACCACATCGCGCTGGAGTCCTTCGAGGCTCCGGGCACCGCCCTGGTCGGCCGTGGTCTGCTCGATCTGCTCCCCTCCTTCGATCCCAATCGCATTCCCGGGTCGATGCGGCGCCCCGAGTCGGCGCCACGGGACGGCATCAAGCCGACCCGGATGATGGCCCGGCGCACCGACGGGGCGCAGATTCCCGTCGAGGTGACCAGCGCGAATCTGGAGGACGGGCGGACTCCTTACGCCGATCAGTACAGCTACACCGGCGATGAGCTGCTGATGCTCATCGTGCGTGACCTGACCGGGACGCTCGACACCGAGACCGAACTCGCCCGTCAGCAGCGCCAGACCGAGATGATCCTGCGCGCGGCGGCGGAGGGCGTGGTCGGCGTGGACACCGAGGGCAAGGTGGTCCTCGTCAACCCGTCCGCCGCGCAGATCCTCGGCTACCGGGCCAGCGACATGGGCGGTCAGGAGCTTCACTCTCTTGTACACCACTCGCGCCCGGACGGTTCCCCGTTCCCGTACGAGGAATCGCCCCTCGCCGACTCCCTGCGCTCCGGCCGCAAGCACCGGGTGCGCGGCCAGATGCTGTGGGCGAAGGACGGGAGCGAGGTCCCGGTCGATCTGACCACCGCGCCCGTCCGCGACGGCGAGCAACTCGTGGGCGCGGTGATGACCTTCACCGACCGGCGTGCCGAGAAGGCCATGGCGGCCAAGCACGCCGAGGAGGTGGAGAGCCTCACCACCCAGCACACGGAGGAGGTCGAGCGCCTCACCACCCAGCACACGGAGAAGGTGGAGAGCCTCACCACCCAGCACGCCGAGGAGCTGGAGAACCTCACCGCCCAGCACACGAAGACCGTGGAGGAGCTGCGGACGCAGCTCGCCGAGGAGCGCGCGCGGTACACGGCACAACTGGAGTCCGTAACCGCCCGGAACAGCCAGCTTCTCGCCGTGCTGGACCAGTCGCTGCGCGGACCGCTGCTGCAGCTGCGCGGCGAGCTCGGCGTGCTCGCCGACGACCCGGCCGGGCAACTGTGGCCCGAGGCCAACCAGATCCTGCACCACCTCGCCGCCGGCTACACCCGGATGACCACGCTCGTCGACAACGTCCTGAGTTACCAGCGGCTCGACGCGCACAGCGAGGAGCTGGCCCGCCGTACGGTCTCGATGGACGAGGTCGTATCGGCCAGTGTGGAGGGCGCGGTCGAGCTGATCGGCCCGGGGCGCGCGCAGTTCGCCGTGCACGCGCCGCCGATCGACGCCGAGGTGGACCCGGAGCGGCTGGCCCAGGCGCTCGCCCATCTGATCGCGGACGTGGCCGGGGTCGACTCCACCGGCAACACCGCCGCGGGCAGCTCGGCGAGCGACTCGACGATCGTGGTCGCGGCGGCGCAGCGCGGCGATGTCGTACGGATCGAGGTCCGCGGGCCGTACGCGGGCGGCGATCCGGTGCACGAGCCGATCGTGCGCGGGATCGTGCGCCGGCACGGGGGCGTGCTCCAGACCCATGAGATGCCGGGCATGGGCGGACACGCCTACGTCCTGGAGGTGCCGATCTCGGCGGCGGCCGCGGCCGAGCAGGAGCGCGCGGACGGCGACACCGCCGGGCAGGGCGACGGTACGCAGGGACAGGGCACCTCCGGCGCGGGCACCGACTCGGGTACGGGTGCGGGCACGGGCACCGTGGGCGGCAACGCCACCGGCCAGACCCCGACCGGACGCCGCGCCCGACACGGCGCGGCCCCCGGCGGCACGCCAGGCGACACCAGCGGCGGCGGTACGCAGGGCAACGGCACGCAAGGCAACGACGCACAGGGCGGTACGCCTCCGCCCAACCTCCGTAAGGCCGACCCGCAGACGGCCGACCCCCGTACGGCCGACCCGCGCACCGCCGCGCAGCAGGGCGCCCCGGGCGCGCCCGCCGCACTTCCCGCGGTCGTCGGCGAGGACACCGCGGCCCAGCAGCAGGGCGCGGCCGAGGCCGGGGACACTCCACGCCCCACCGGGCGGCGCAGGGCGCGCCCCCACCCCGACGAGGCGGCGGCCGCGGCCGCCGGTCCGCAGCCGACGGGCGCCGCCGCCATGGGCGTTGTGCCGCCTCAGGGCATTCCGGCCCAGCAGCAGCCCCAGGGCCGCCGCGCCCGGCGCGGCGCCCCGGCGCAGGAGCAGGGCGGCCCTCAGGCTGCCGGTGCCCCCGCCCAGGGCACGGGCGGTCGGCCTGCCCTCGCTCTGCCCGCGGCCGCCTCCGACACGCCCCAGCGGCCCGCCCAGCCGGTCGCATCGGGCATGCCCGCGCTGCCCGCCGCCCGTACGTCCGAGGAGCAGCAGCCCAACTGGGGCCAGGACACCCGCGCAGGCCAGCCGGAAGAGGTCCCGCCCACCGGACGGCGCCGCGCCCGCCGCACGCTGGCCGAGGCGTCGGAGCTGCCGGCGCCCGACCAGGCGCAGCCCCAGGGCCAGGGCCAGCCCCAGGGCCAGGCCCAGGCGCAGCCCCAGGGCCAGGCGCAGCCCCAAGCTCAGCCGCAGCCGACGGGGGAGCCCGGTCTCGTCCGCTCTCCCTTCGCGCTGCCCCCGGCCGCCGCCGACCGGGCGCAGCCCGGCGCGCTGCCGCCGGAGCTCGGCCCGGCCGGGCTCGTACCGGCTCAGCACGGCGCCCGCGAGGCGCGGGGCGGCGCGCCTCAGCCGCAGCCGGGCGGGGGCCTGGCCGTACGAGGCGAGCCCGTACCCCCCAACGGCGCCGCACGGCCCGGGGGCTGGCCGTCCGACCCCGGTCAGGCGCGGGGCCAGGACCCGCGTCGGCCCCAGCCGCAGCCGCAGGCCCAGGGCTCCGGCGCCGCTCAGCCCGTCGGATCGGGCAGGCCCGCGCTGCCCGCCGCCCGTACGCCCGAGGAGCAGCAGCCCAACTGGGGCCAGGACACCGGCGGCGGTCAGCCGCAGGATGTCCCGCCCACCGGACGTCGCCGCGCCCGGCGGCCACTGGCCGAGGAGCAGCCGGAGGCGGCCCAGGGTGGCCCGGGTGGTCCAGGTGGCCCGGGTGGTCCGCAGCCCGCCGAGGCGAGCGGGCGCCGACCGGCCCAGCAGCCGACGCAGTGGCCGGACGCGCCCATGCAGCCCCGTCCGCAGCCGTTGCCCGCCGAGGCCCCGCAGAGCGCCGACGCCGCCCAGGGGCGTGCGATCAGCGTGCGCACCCTGGGCCAAGGGGTGCCGTTCGCCCAGCAGGTGGGGGAGCACCCCCAGGGCCAGCCGCAGCAGGGCCAGCCCCAGACGCCCTCCGGAGGCACCAGCTTGGGCTCCGGCAGGCGCCGCAAGCTGGCCGCCCGGCCCGAGATGGCGGACCAGGGCACCTCGGCCGAACTGCAGCCGGCCGGCAGCCGTTCGCAACCGCACCCCGGGGCGCAGACCGGCGCTCAGCCCCGCCCCCAGCCCGGGCCGGGGGCGCAGCCGCAGCGTGCCGCGAGTGCGTCGCAGAGCTCGGGCCGTGCGTTCGCCATCGGCGCGCCGGACGAGGGCGCCGAGGGGCCGGAGCCGCTGGACGGGCCCAACGGCGCCGTCGAGATCGTCGACGACCGCACCCCGCCGCCCGACGACGAACTGCCCCCGGAGCCGCTGGACAACCCGCGCCGCCTCCTCGTGTGGCCCGCGCCGGACATGTCCACCCAGCAGGCGCTGAGCGACCGCGGCTACCGTCCGGTGATCGTGAACTCCCGTGAGGAGGTCGACGCGCAGATCGCCGCGTACCCGGCGGCTCTGTTCGTCGATCCGCTGACCGGGCCGATCACCCGGACCGCGCTGCAGTCGCTGCGTACGGCCGCGGTCGCCGCCGAGGTGCCGGTGCTGGTGACCGCGGGGCTCGGCCAGGCGACGCGGGAGGCGGCATACGGCGCCGACCCGGCCGTCCTGTTCAAGGCGCTCGCACCGCGCGACAGCGAGCAGCATCCGTCGCGCGTTCTGCTGATCGAGGAGCACGAGCCGATCGCGGCTGCTCTTACGGCGACGCTCGAGCGGCGCGGGATGCAGGTCGCCCGCGCGGCGACGGACGCGGACGCGGTCTCGCTCGCGGGGCAGATGCGGCCGAATCTGGTGGTGATGGACCTGATGCAGGTACGCCGCCGCCGGGCCGGGATCGTCGACTGGCTGCGCGGCAACGGACTGCTCAACCGCACCCCGCTGGTCGTCTACACCTCCGCGGACATCGATCCGGCGCATCTGTCGCGGCTGGCCTCGGGCGAAACGGTGCTGTTCGTCGCCGAGCGCTCGACGAGCGCGGAGGTGCAGTCGCGGATCGTGGACCTGCTGGCGAAGATCGGCACCAACTGA
- a CDS encoding long-chain fatty acid--CoA ligase, whose protein sequence is MLSTMQDVPLTVTRILVHGALVHGRTAHVTTWTGEDEPRRRSFHDVGMRSIQLANALRDELGVEPGQAVATLMWNNGEHLEAYLAVPSMGAVLHTLNLRLPTEQLGWIVNHAADRVIIVNGSVLPLLAPLLPGLTTVKHIVVAGPGDRSVLDGCAARVHDYEELIEGRPRHYAWPEIDERQAAALCYTSGTTGDPKGVAYSHRSIYLHSMQVNAAESFGMSGGDTLLPVVPMFHANAWGTAHAAFMAGASILMPDRFLQPEPLAEMIERERPTIAAAVPTVWQGLLAELDARPREVSCLRDVFIGGSACPPALMKAYEERHGIHVVHAWGMTETSPLGSVAHPPGGLSAEDGWPYRLSQGRFPTSVECRLISADGEVVPWDGKTPGELEIRGPWIAGAYYGGADGEPFRPEDKFTEDGWLKTGDVGTISPECYLTLTDRAKDVIKSGGEWISSVELENQLMGHPEVAEAAVVAVPDAKWGERPLATVVLTDGATVDYEGLRAFLAERVARWQLPEHWAVIPVVPKTSVGKLNKKVIRKQYADGELDVTTLGL, encoded by the coding sequence GTGCTCAGCACGATGCAGGACGTACCGCTGACCGTGACCCGCATCCTCGTGCACGGGGCACTCGTGCATGGCCGTACGGCCCATGTGACCACCTGGACCGGTGAGGACGAGCCCCGGCGCCGCAGCTTTCATGACGTGGGCATGCGGTCGATCCAGTTGGCGAACGCGCTGCGCGATGAGCTCGGGGTCGAGCCGGGGCAGGCCGTGGCCACCTTGATGTGGAACAACGGCGAACATCTGGAGGCGTATCTCGCGGTCCCCTCCATGGGCGCCGTACTGCACACCCTCAACCTGCGGCTGCCCACCGAGCAGCTCGGCTGGATCGTGAACCACGCCGCCGATCGCGTGATCATCGTCAACGGCTCGGTGCTGCCGCTGCTCGCCCCGCTCCTGCCCGGCCTCACCACCGTGAAGCACATCGTGGTCGCGGGGCCCGGTGACCGTTCCGTTCTGGACGGCTGCGCCGCCCGGGTCCATGACTACGAGGAGCTGATCGAGGGCCGGCCGCGGCACTACGCCTGGCCGGAGATCGACGAGCGGCAGGCCGCCGCGCTCTGCTACACCTCGGGGACGACCGGGGACCCCAAGGGCGTGGCCTACAGCCACCGCTCCATCTACCTGCACTCGATGCAGGTCAACGCCGCCGAGTCGTTCGGAATGTCCGGGGGCGACACCCTGCTGCCGGTGGTGCCCATGTTCCACGCAAACGCATGGGGCACCGCGCATGCCGCCTTTATGGCGGGCGCCTCGATACTCATGCCCGACCGCTTCCTCCAGCCCGAGCCGCTCGCCGAGATGATCGAGCGCGAACGTCCCACCATCGCGGCCGCCGTCCCCACCGTCTGGCAGGGGCTGCTCGCCGAACTCGACGCGAGGCCGCGGGAGGTGAGCTGTCTGCGGGACGTCTTCATCGGCGGCTCGGCCTGCCCGCCCGCCCTGATGAAGGCGTACGAGGAGCGCCACGGCATCCACGTCGTCCATGCGTGGGGCATGACGGAGACCTCTCCGCTCGGCTCCGTGGCCCATCCGCCGGGCGGGCTCTCGGCGGAGGACGGCTGGCCGTACCGGCTGTCGCAGGGCCGCTTCCCGACGTCCGTCGAGTGCCGGTTGATCTCGGCGGACGGCGAAGTCGTGCCATGGGACGGGAAGACGCCGGGTGAGCTGGAGATACGGGGGCCGTGGATCGCGGGCGCGTACTACGGAGGGGCGGACGGCGAGCCCTTCCGCCCCGAGGACAAGTTCACCGAGGACGGCTGGCTGAAGACCGGCGATGTCGGCACCATCAGCCCCGAGTGCTATCTGACGCTGACCGACCGGGCCAAGGACGTCATCAAGTCGGGCGGCGAGTGGATCTCCTCGGTCGAGCTGGAGAACCAACTGATGGGCCATCCGGAGGTCGCGGAGGCGGCGGTGGTGGCGGTGCCGGACGCGAAGTGGGGCGAGCGGCCGCTGGCCACGGTGGTGCTGACGGACGGCGCCACGGTCGACTACGAGGGCCTGCGGGCCTTCCTCGCCGAACGGGTCGCGCGCTGGCAACTGCCGGAGCACTGGGCGGTGATCCCGGTGGTGCCGAAGACGAGTGTGGGGAAGCTCAACAAGAAGGTGATCCGCAAGCAGTACGCGGACGGGGAGCTGGACGTGACCACGCTGGGCCTGTGA
- a CDS encoding FG-GAP repeat domain-containing protein: MHFPTAGGPFFRYLRMWHAVAASLVVVAVVAFLVLRPSGGARAVPNSPCRAVDSAREATPATPDLDGDGFVDLVHEISETENFDLFVVPGSEHGPDPDRTTVFAHDDLGVPHDVQTGDDPLQPTVADLDEDGHADLVVSGAAQVLWGGPKGPRVGGAHGRVPLPGSGYSTAPVAGDFDGDSHTDLAVFRDSNEARELVVLRGPFKRSGAPVRTVEIPSPVHEGASPVLVAGDANDDRATDLALYDSPWDPPLLFTGGARTAGGLSKEPERLPEGENVVFGDFDGDGRQDIAIGRSFVDSYDEVDTPHRRGQVSVRYGKEQGKWVTMDGGDFKEGFGARLAVGDFNGDGCDDLAVQLTKKKEAGDARIEVLRGGSEHGLGSKPWRSTKRSVPGDDGPDGGTLFAVHDWDGDGRAELTLLGEDRWWITDGTGRDEASFPVAPSKDQGS; encoded by the coding sequence ATGCACTTTCCGACAGCAGGCGGTCCGTTCTTCCGCTACTTGCGCATGTGGCACGCCGTGGCGGCCTCCCTCGTAGTGGTGGCGGTGGTGGCGTTCCTCGTCCTTCGGCCGTCCGGCGGCGCGCGTGCGGTCCCCAACAGCCCCTGTCGGGCCGTCGATTCGGCGCGCGAGGCCACGCCCGCGACCCCCGACCTCGACGGGGACGGCTTCGTCGATCTGGTGCACGAGATCTCCGAGACGGAGAACTTCGACCTGTTCGTCGTGCCCGGCTCCGAGCACGGTCCTGACCCCGACCGCACGACCGTCTTCGCCCACGACGACCTCGGTGTGCCGCACGACGTCCAGACGGGCGACGACCCGTTGCAGCCCACGGTCGCCGACCTGGATGAGGACGGCCACGCCGACCTCGTCGTGAGCGGCGCCGCCCAGGTCCTGTGGGGAGGCCCCAAGGGCCCGCGGGTCGGCGGAGCGCACGGGCGTGTGCCACTACCGGGCAGCGGATACAGCACCGCGCCGGTCGCCGGCGACTTCGACGGGGACAGCCACACCGACCTCGCGGTGTTCAGGGACTCGAACGAGGCTCGGGAACTGGTTGTCCTCAGGGGACCGTTCAAGCGCTCCGGCGCCCCGGTCAGGACCGTGGAGATCCCCAGCCCGGTCCACGAGGGCGCGTCACCCGTGCTGGTCGCCGGGGACGCGAACGACGACCGCGCCACCGATCTCGCGCTCTACGACTCTCCGTGGGATCCGCCTCTGCTGTTCACAGGCGGCGCCCGTACCGCCGGCGGCCTGAGCAAGGAACCCGAGCGGCTGCCGGAGGGCGAGAACGTCGTCTTCGGCGACTTCGACGGCGACGGGCGCCAGGACATCGCCATTGGTCGGAGCTTCGTCGACAGCTACGACGAGGTCGACACGCCCCACCGGCGCGGCCAGGTCAGCGTCCGCTACGGGAAGGAGCAGGGGAAGTGGGTCACCATGGACGGCGGCGACTTCAAGGAGGGCTTCGGCGCCAGGCTCGCCGTCGGGGACTTCAACGGCGATGGCTGCGACGACCTGGCCGTACAGCTCACCAAGAAGAAGGAGGCGGGGGACGCGCGAATCGAGGTGCTGCGGGGCGGCTCCGAGCACGGGCTCGGATCGAAGCCCTGGCGCTCCACCAAGCGGTCCGTGCCGGGTGACGACGGCCCCGACGGCGGCACGCTCTTCGCCGTCCACGACTGGGACGGTGACGGCCGCGCGGAACTGACCCTTCTCGGCGAGGACAGGTGGTGGATCACCGACGGCACGGGCCGCGACGAGGCATCCTTCCCGGTCGCCCCCAGCAAGGATCAAGGTTCGTAG
- a CDS encoding NUDIX domain-containing protein, producing the protein MARTEYYDDPDAPEPNSLVVAASAVVTDEAGRILLQRRRDNDLWALPGGGTEMTDSLPGTAVREVKEETGLDVEIAGLVGTYTDPRHVIAYTDGEVRRQFNVCFTARVVGGQLAISDESTELRFVPDGELDVLPMHHTQRLRLHHFLEQREQPYLG; encoded by the coding sequence ATGGCGCGGACCGAGTACTACGACGACCCGGACGCACCCGAGCCGAACAGCTTGGTGGTCGCCGCCTCCGCCGTCGTCACCGATGAGGCTGGCCGCATCCTCCTCCAGCGCCGCCGGGACAACGATCTCTGGGCGCTCCCCGGCGGTGGCACGGAGATGACCGACTCTCTGCCGGGTACGGCGGTCCGCGAGGTCAAGGAAGAGACCGGGCTGGACGTCGAGATCGCGGGTCTCGTCGGCACGTACACCGACCCTCGGCACGTCATTGCTTACACGGACGGCGAGGTTCGTCGTCAGTTCAACGTCTGCTTTACCGCTCGGGTGGTTGGTGGGCAACTCGCGATCTCGGACGAGTCCACCGAACTGCGGTTCGTGCCTGACGGAGAGCTGGACGTGTTGCCCATGCACCACACACAACGTCTCCGGCTGCACCACTTCCTTGAGCAGCGCGAGCAGCCGTACTTGGGCTGA
- a CDS encoding SSI family serine proteinase inhibitor, producing MPLLHRLVVTAVLTTAAMAGALAPAGATPLPLPLPFDGESADRLMITVSQNGDPDDASTFVLGCHPTGGTHPRARAACAQLDSQTVWGRDPFAPVSPDAMCTGQYGGPATARVTGHWAGRPVNAWFNRTNGCEIARWNRFSVVLRTPGS from the coding sequence ATGCCCCTGCTGCACCGCCTCGTCGTCACCGCCGTTCTGACGACCGCCGCCATGGCGGGCGCGCTGGCCCCCGCCGGGGCCACGCCGCTGCCGCTGCCCCTGCCGTTCGACGGGGAGAGCGCCGATCGGCTCATGATCACCGTCAGCCAGAACGGTGATCCCGACGACGCCTCGACCTTCGTGCTGGGCTGCCACCCGACCGGCGGTACGCATCCCCGGGCCCGGGCCGCGTGTGCGCAGCTGGATTCGCAGACCGTGTGGGGCCGGGATCCGTTCGCGCCGGTGTCGCCCGATGCGATGTGCACCGGGCAGTACGGCGGGCCGGCCACGGCCCGGGTGACGGGTCACTGGGCGGGGCGTCCCGTCAACGCCTGGTTCAACCGCACCAACGGGTGTGAAATCGCCCGATGGAATCGGTTCTCCGTCGTTTTGCGCACGCCTGGGAGCTGA